The Streptomyces sp. JB150 genomic interval CGTGCCGTTCCCCACGCCGTTCCCCCGGAAGGGTCCCAGGAGCATGCGCAGACTCAGAGCCGCACTCACCGGTGCCGTCACCTTGTCCCTCGCGCTCACCGCCACGGCCTGCGGCGGTGGCAGCGCGACCGGTGAGGGCTCCAACGACTCGCCGAAGACCCTCACGTACTGGGCCTCCAACCAGGGCGCGAGCATCGAGATCGACAAGAAGGTCCTCCAGCCGGAACTCGACAAGTTCGAGAAGCGGACCGGCATCAAGGTGGAGCTGGAGGTCGTGCCCTGGTCGGACCTGCTGAACCGGATCCTCACCGCCACCACCTCCGGCCAGGGCCCGGACGTCCTCAACATCGGCAACACCTGGTCGGCGTCCCTCCAGTCGACCGGCGCGTTGCTGCCCTGGGACGAGAAGAACTTCGCGAAGATCGGCGGCAAGGACCGCTTCGTCGACTCCGCGCTCGGCTCGACCGGCGTGGCGGGACAGGACCCGGCGGCGGTGCCGCTGTACTCGATGGCGTACGCCCTCTACTACAACAAGAAGATCCTCGCCGACGCCGGCATATCCCGGCCGCCCGCCACCTGGGACGAACTCGTCGCCGACGGCAAGAAGATCCGGAAGCTGGGCAAGCAGGTCCTCGGCGCCGAGGGCGCCAACGTCGCGGAGAACATCCACCACGTCTTCGTCTTCGCCAAGCAGCACGGCGCCGAGTTCTTCACCCCCGACGGCAAGCCCGACTTCACCAACGACGGTGTGGTCAAGGCCATCGAGCAGTACGTCGGCCTGATGGCCGAGGACAAGGTCATCCCGGCGGGCAATGCCGAGTACGCGCAGAACCAGTCCGTCAGCGACTTCGCCAAGGGGCGCACCGCGATGCTCCTGTGGCAGTCCGCCTCCGCCAACCTCACGTCGCAGGGCATGAGCGAGGACGCCTACGGCATCGCCCCCGTGCCCGTGCAGTCCGGCACCCCGGGCGGCGGCACCCAGGTCAACTCGATGGTCGCCGGCATCAACCTGGCCGTCTTCAAGAACACCGACAACCTCGACGGTGCCACCGAGTTCGTGAAGTTCATGACCAGCGAGGAGGAGCAGAGGATCCTCAACAAGGCCTACAGCTCCATCCCGCCGGTCAAGGCCGCCCAGTCCGACCCCGCCTTCAACACCCCCGCGAACACCGTCCTGAAGGACACCCTCGCGCGCAGCGCCGCCGCCCTGCCCCAGGTGCCCGACGAGTCGCAGTTCGAGACGGCGGTCGGTACGGCCGTCAAGGAGCTGTTCGCGGACGCCGCCGCCGGCCGTCCGGTGACCGCCGAGTCGGTGAAGGCGAAGCTGGAGAAGGCCCAGCAGCAGATGCCGGCGAAGTGAGCGCGATGACCACCACCACCGTCGAGCAGGCGGTGCGCGAGAGCACCCCCGGTGCGGCGCCCCCGGGCACTCCCCGCCGCCGCGCCGGGCGGCTCCGCCGCATCGGACTGCCGTACCTGCTCCTGCTGCCCGCCCTGGTTCTCGAACTCCTCGTCCACCTGGTGCCGATGGCCGTCGGCATCGTGATGAGCTTCAAGCAGCTCACCCAGTTCCACATCCGCGACTGGGGCGCCGCCCCCTGGTCCGGCCTCGACAACTACTCGGTGTCGGTCGACTTCGACGCCCCGGTCGGCGAGGCCCTGCTGCACTCCTTCCTCGTCACCGTGGCCTTCACCCTGCTGTCGGTCGGCCTGTGCTGGCTGATCGGCACCGCCGCGGCCATCTGCCTGCAGGACTCCTTCCGCGGCCGGGGCCTGCTGCGGGCGCTGTTCCTCGTGCCGTACGCGCTGCCCGTCTACACCGCGGTCATCACCTGGGTGTTCATGTTCCAGCACGACAACGGCCTGGTGAACCACGTCCTGCACGACCAGCTGGGCCTCACCGACAAGCCGTCCTTCTGGCTCATCGGCGACAACAGCTTCTTCGCGCTGCTGACGGTCTCGGTGTGGAAGGGCTGGCCGTTCGCCTTCCTCATCGTGATGGCCGGACTGCAGAACATCCCACGGGAGCTGTACGAGGCGGCCGCGCTGGACGGCGCCGGGACGTGGCAGCAGATCCGCCGCATCACCCTGCCGTCGCTGCGCCCCGTCAACCAGGTGTTGGTGCTCGTGCTGTTCCTGTGGACGTTCAACGACTTCAACACGCCGTACGTCCTGTTCGGCAAGGCCGCACCGCAGGCCGCGGACCTCATCTCGGTGCACATCTACCAGGCCTCGTTCGTGACCTGGAACTTCGGCACGGGCTCGGCGATGTCCGTCCTGCTGCTGCTGTTCCTGCTGGTCGTGACCGGCGGCTACCTGGCCGTCACCTCACGCGGACGGAGGACCGCCGATGCCTAGCCCGACGACCGTCCCGGCCACCGCGCGGACCCGCAGGTCGCCCATGGCGCCGCCCCGCTCGTTCCTGTGGACCCGGCGGATCTTCCTCACCGTGCTCGCCGGCTTCGTGCTCCTGCCGGTGTACGTCATGGTCTCCAGCTCGCTCAAGCCGCTCGCGGACGTCTCGGGACAGTTCCGCTGGCTGCCCAGCGAACTGACGATCCGTCCGTACATCGACATCTGGTCGACGGTCCCGCTCGCCCGGTACTTCGTGAACTCGCTGATCGTGGCGGGCGCGGCGACGGTGTGCTCGGTCGTCATCGCCGTGTTCGCGGCGTACGCCGTCAGCCGCTACTCCTTCCGCGGCAAGCGCGTCTTCACGGTGACCGTGCTCTCGACGCAGATGTTCCCCGGCATCCTCTTCCTGCTGCCGCTGTTCCTGCTCTACGTCAACATCGGCAACGCCACCGGTATCGCCCTGTTCGGCTCGCGCGGCGGACTGATCCTCACCTATCTGACCTTCTCGCTGCCCTTCTCCATCTGGATGCTCATCGGCTACTTCGACTCCATCCCGCGCGACCTGGACGAGGCCGCCAAGGTCGACGGGTGCGGCCCGGTCGGCGCGCTGTTCCGGGTGATCGTCCCGGCG includes:
- a CDS encoding sugar ABC transporter substrate-binding protein — translated: MRRLRAALTGAVTLSLALTATACGGGSATGEGSNDSPKTLTYWASNQGASIEIDKKVLQPELDKFEKRTGIKVELEVVPWSDLLNRILTATTSGQGPDVLNIGNTWSASLQSTGALLPWDEKNFAKIGGKDRFVDSALGSTGVAGQDPAAVPLYSMAYALYYNKKILADAGISRPPATWDELVADGKKIRKLGKQVLGAEGANVAENIHHVFVFAKQHGAEFFTPDGKPDFTNDGVVKAIEQYVGLMAEDKVIPAGNAEYAQNQSVSDFAKGRTAMLLWQSASANLTSQGMSEDAYGIAPVPVQSGTPGGGTQVNSMVAGINLAVFKNTDNLDGATEFVKFMTSEEEQRILNKAYSSIPPVKAAQSDPAFNTPANTVLKDTLARSAAALPQVPDESQFETAVGTAVKELFADAAAGRPVTAESVKAKLEKAQQQMPAK
- a CDS encoding sugar ABC transporter permease, with protein sequence MTTTTVEQAVRESTPGAAPPGTPRRRAGRLRRIGLPYLLLLPALVLELLVHLVPMAVGIVMSFKQLTQFHIRDWGAAPWSGLDNYSVSVDFDAPVGEALLHSFLVTVAFTLLSVGLCWLIGTAAAICLQDSFRGRGLLRALFLVPYALPVYTAVITWVFMFQHDNGLVNHVLHDQLGLTDKPSFWLIGDNSFFALLTVSVWKGWPFAFLIVMAGLQNIPRELYEAAALDGAGTWQQIRRITLPSLRPVNQVLVLVLFLWTFNDFNTPYVLFGKAAPQAADLISVHIYQASFVTWNFGTGSAMSVLLLLFLLVVTGGYLAVTSRGRRTADA
- a CDS encoding carbohydrate ABC transporter permease; protein product: MAPPRSFLWTRRIFLTVLAGFVLLPVYVMVSSSLKPLADVSGQFRWLPSELTIRPYIDIWSTVPLARYFVNSLIVAGAATVCSVVIAVFAAYAVSRYSFRGKRVFTVTVLSTQMFPGILFLLPLFLLYVNIGNATGIALFGSRGGLILTYLTFSLPFSIWMLIGYFDSIPRDLDEAAKVDGCGPVGALFRVIVPAAVPGIVAVAVYAFMTAWGEVLFASVMTNDTTRTLAVGLQGYSTLNDVYWNQIMAASLVVSVPVVAGFLLLQRYLVTGLTAGAVK